DNA from Sulfitobacter albidus:
ACGCGTCGCCTGCGCTGGCGTGGGGGGCGGGCTTCCGGGTCGCGCAAGCGCGCGCAGCACCTCGCGCTCACTTTGCGTCTCCTCCGGGGCCTCCGTGTCGAGGGGGTACAATTCGCGGCGAAGTCGCGGGGCATCAGCGTTTCCGGCGCGTTCAAACAGCCCAAGCGCTGACAGACGGTCGCCAGGATCCGCGGCATCATCGTGCAGGCAGGTGAAGGCATCGCGCGCGCGCCACATGTCGTCGGGCAGATCGGACACCGGTGCCAAATCCTCCCAGAACACCCGCGACAGCCCGTAAACCTCAACGCACAGCGCCGCCGCCTGTGCCCGCAACGGCTCGGGCAGATGCGCGCCATCGCGGATGACCGCAGCGGCGGTGCGGGTCAGTTCACGGCATTGCGCACGGTCCCAATAGTCGGACGCACGGGCGCGCAGCAGCGTGGCAAAGCTATCCAGCACGGCACGGGCGGTCTCAAGCCGCGTGTCGCGGCGCGTCAGAACATGCCGCACCGCCCAGGCAATTGCGGGCGTCACCAGCCAGTCGTTGCCTGCCGGTTCCAGCTTTTGCAACGTCGCGATCAGCGTGTCTTCGTCGTGCTCCGCCGCCAAAAAGGGAAGTGCTGCCGAAAGGCTCCAGCGATCCGGCGGAATGTCGAGCGGGAAGAGATCACGCGCGCGTGCCAGCGCGTGCAACCCCGCGAAATCCCGCTCCCGAGCGCAAAAATACTCTGTCAGCGCCAGAAACAGCGGCTGCGCGGCGAGCGGCGAAACCTGCATCATGGCGGCCACCGTCAGCGCATCGGGACGCGTGTGGGCCGGACCGCTCTGGCTTTGCGCAAGACGTGCGACGGCGATATCGACCTGTGTGCGGACCGGATCATCGGGCGCAGGCGGCGGCGGGGGATTCGCTTCGGGAGGGGTAGCGAGAAACGGCAGCGCCCCATAGAATTGCGCGATACGTCCCAGATGGCGCTGTGCCTGTGAGCTCAGGACGGTATGGATTTCCGCGTGGCGCACGTGCTCCAGCACACTCAGGCACATGGTACTGTCGGTCACCGCAAGCGGGGTGCACAACAGCGCCTCGATCCGCTGGGCCAGCCGCTCGCGGGTCAGGGCAAGGGTGCCGCCCGCATGGGTCAGCGTCAGCGCGCCGCCGGGAGGCACGTCCCGCCACATCGGCGCGGGAAGCGGTGCGGCCCGTGTATCGCCCGGAGCGTCAAGCATCGGTACGTCGGTCTGCCCGGGCTGCGCCGCGACCCTGCCCACGTCAGCACCCGCACGCAGCATCAGGCGGGGGTCGAGCATCAACGACCCGCCCGGCGGGATCTGCGGGATGACATGATGCGCCACAACGTGCCCTTCGAGGGTAAAACCCGCGATCCGCGCGAGGTCGGCGAAGCCATCGCGGGCCCGCACGCTTCGGGCGCCGAAGTCGAATACCGTCCGATCATTGATTTTCGCCCGAACGCGCGGCGGGGTGAAATGCAGCGTCACGGTCACGGCAGATCCCGTATCACCGAGTGGCGCGCGGCGCTCCGTCCGCCAATGCCCCCCCTCGATCTGGTCGTTGCACACGACAAGCCCCTCGTCCCGCCGCAGTGACAGATGAAACAGGACCCTGTGGCTGTCCTTTGCGTAAAAATGGATATTTGCGAAGGGTTGCGTGTGCAGCATCGCCTGAAATTGCACGATTCCCGCAGCAGTCGGCGCAAAGGGATGCAGGTCCGGCGGCGGCAACGGAACAGTGCGCCCGCGCGCCGGGACAAACACTTCCGGCGGACCGACGGGCACCGGACGGCGTAGCAGAACCGAAGCCGGGTCCATCAGCCGCGACAGGCGTGGTCCGACCAGCGGATCCAACCCCGCAGGCTGTGGCGCACCATAGCCCAGGCGCGCCGACAGCGCCGCAGCGCCGGCGACCATCGAAAGGCGCGCCAACCGCCCCGACGGTTTACCAAAGTAGACCTGCTCGCGCAGCGCACGGGCAAACAGGCGTCTTTGCCAGCCGGGCGGCAGGGCTATGTCGCGCAGATGGGTCGATACGGTCGCCAGCAACGCCGCATGAGATTGCCGCAAGTCGGCGGCACCTTGCGGCACGTGCCAGCGCAAGAAGCCACCAGCGCGCATTTCGACCGTTACGAGAGCCTGCGCGATGTAGACCGAGCGCCGCGCCCGCAGCGCCGCAATGAGACTGAGCGCCCAGTCAGCCCGCGCACCCTGCGTGAAGCCTGCGCCAACTTCCTGTAGAAATCCGCGCCGAAAGACCTTTGCCGAGCAATGCGCCTCAATCCCAAGTGCCTGCATCGGGGTCACGGTGATGGCACCATACGCAAGCGTATCTTGCGGCCATAGGTTCATGTCGTGCATGCCGTTATGGCCGCTGACCTCGCCCGTCGCGGCGTCGTGCAGACGCATCTGCCCCATGCCAAAATCGCCGTCCGCGTGCAGCATCGCCTCGACACTGTCATGCAGCGCCCATGGCAACGCAGCATCCCCGGCAAGGTGGAAAATCACGTAGCGACCGCGCGCTTTTTCAAGGCCGTGGTTGAACGCACGACCGATGCCGGGATGCGGCGCCGTCAGGGCGCGCCAGTGCGGCGCCATCGCGATGTCCGCCTGTGCAAGCGCGCGGGACGCGGCGGCGTCATGACAGATCAAGAGCACTTCGTGGGCGGGGCTTGTCTGACCGCGCAGCGCCTCAAGACTGCGCGACAGTCCCTCCAGATCGGTGCCATCCCATTCCAGCACAACACTCAAGGGCAGAATGCCCGCCATCTCCAGCGCCCAAGCGCGGCCGATATCGCGGTCCCATTCGGGCGAATAGTCAAGGCCGCGCGCGGCCAGAAAATCCCGCGCGGCAGCCGCGAAACGGGTCCGGCGGTCAGGATCGGCCAGAATTGTGCTCCGCTCGAACACCAGACGGCTGGCAATACGCGCAAGCGCCTCGCGCGCGCCTGTGTGCGGTCCGGCCTCAAAGATCCGCTGCATCTCTGCCAGCACATCGAATTGCTCGAACACCCGTTCGCTATCGGCGCCCGTGATCTGGCCCTCCCGCCCCCGCGTCTGGATATAAAGCGCCTCGGGCAGGTGAACGATATGATCGGTGCGCGCGGCGGCACGGTGGAAAAATCCGTGATCCTCGAACCATGTACCTTCGTCGAACCGCAGCCCGTCGATCAGGGAGCGGCGGTAAAGCTTGTTCCACGCGGAGGGGAAATGTTTGATGACATCCGACCATTCCGCGAAGGCATACCGCCGGGCGGTTATGTGCTGTGTCAGATCACTTGCGCCGTGAATCGCTGAATGCGCGTGCCCCGTCCCATCGGCAAAGTTCGATTGAACGGCACAGGCGACCCAATCGCCGCCGACCTCTTGCAGCGCGTGCCACAGCCGCATCAGATAATCGGGCATTACCCGGTCATCGCTGTCGACAAAGGCGATGAATTCACCCGCAACCGCCTCCAGCCCCGTATTGCGCGCACCGCTCAAACCCCGGTTCTGTTGCCGGATGAGCCGGAAGCGCGGATCATCTTCGGCGGCCCGTGCCGCAAGCTCTCCGCTGCCGTCGGTCGATCCGTCGTCGACCATGATGACTTCAAAGCTTTGCCACGTCTGGTCGCGCAGGCTCTGGACGCAGGCTGCGACATGCTCCGCGACATTGTAGATCGGAACAATCACACTGATGAGCGGCTGCCCCAGCCCGGGTGTGTCATCGGTCGTTGCCGGAGATTGATCGCGTGAGGGGCGGGTCATACCGGTGTTGTTTCGCAACTTGCGCAGCAGGTAAAGGGCGCATGGCGCACCCATCCCTTTTGCGGGCCGCCGAGCGGGTGTCGACGGCTTGCCCCCGTGCGGGCGGGGTGGTACCTGCGGGGCGGAGAAACGGCAGATCAAAAAAGGTAGGTCTCGTGAGCGATCCCTATGTCATCTGGACCATGCGGCGCACCGGCGGCACCACTCTTGCCACGCTCCTCAGCCTGCTTTCAGAGCATCCGCGCGTGCAGCACGAGCCCTTCAACAAAGGTCGCAAATTCGGCGATGTCTATCCGGCCTTTTTAGAAACAGGGGATACGACGGCGCTGCGCGGCACGCTGCTGGACCTGCTCGCCGACCGTCCGGTGATCAAACATTGCCATGAACTGATGAACCACGCCTTCAACAGCACGTTGATGCAGGTCACGACTGAGCTTGGCTACCGTCACATCGTCCTGGACCGGCGGTCCGAAACAGATCGGCTCCTGTCGCTCGAACTGGCGCAGCTTACGGGCGCATGGGGGGGCGATGCCGCGGCAAAGCTATACCCGGCAATCGAGGCGGGCGAGGTGACGCTGGACCCGATCAACATGAAGCACGCAAGCTACCAGATGGAGTTGTGCCAGACCCGTCGCGCCCAGTTGGCTGCGATGACAGCCCAGGCTGACCCTGCCCCTTTTGTCATCTACTTCGAGGATGTCTACACCGACCCTGAACGCGGACGCGCCCTGATCGAACGCCTGCTTGCGTTTCTGGGCATCGATCCGCAGGCACATCCCGACTACGAAAATCTGATGGAGGATGCGTTGCTGCGGCGTGGCCAGAACTCGTTCCGGATTGCAACAGCCGTTCCGGGGTTCGCGAAGGACCGAGCGCGTCTGCAAGCCATGGAGGCAAAAAAGCCAAAGATTTTTGTGTCGTCATGAAGCAGAAACAACCCGGCCAGATGTTCGAAAAAGCGAGTAAGGATTACCCCCATTGACAACAGGTAGGCAGACGTTCGACTAGTGGCCACGCTTGCTCTTCAGAGCGCTACAGCAAGATTTTCCAACAGCACGACATTTTGTGATAGTACTTATTTCCAGAACGAGGACCGAATTATGTCCCAAAACCAGATACCAGAGCTCGTCGACGTTGCACGCTTTACCGACGCGCGCGGCCAGCTTGGGGTTGTAGAAGCCGCGGGCCTCCCTTTCGAGATCAAGCGTGTCTATTACCTTTTTGACGTCCCGATCGGGGCCGTGCGCGGTGAGCACGGGCACAAGAAACTGCAGCAGTTCATGATTTGTATGAACGGCAGCTGCGAGGTGACCTTCAACGATGGCGTCGCCCAGCACAAGTTCACGCTTGAAAACCCCAGCCAGGGTATTCTTGTGCCGCCGGGTCTTTGGCGCAGTATTCGGTTCACCAAACCCGATTCAGTGTTGTGTGTCTTTGCCTCGCACCCCTATGAGAAAGAGGACTACCTGTACTCCTACGAAGATTTTCTCACCTGGGTCAAAGAAGAGAAGGACGCCGCCCCATGAAGTATTCATTTCTGGACGTCGGTTTCACCTACCGCACCCTCAAGGATGATCTGGACGCCGCCTATCACGGCCTGATGGACAGCGGGATGTATATCGGTGGCGATGCGGTGGCCCGGTTCGAAGCGGAGTTTGCGGAGTATTGCGGCGCCAAGCACTGCATCGGCGTCGGCAATGGTCTGGATGCGCTAGTCCTGACAATGCGCGCCTACGGGATCGGCGCGGGTGATGAGGTGATCGTGCCCGCCAACACCTTTATCGCGACATGGCTCGCCGTCGCGCAGGTCGGTGCAACGCCTGTCCCGGTAGACGCTGATCCCGCGACGATGAACATTGACCTTGATCTGGTGCCCGACGCGATTACTGCCCAGACCCGCGCGATCATGCCTGTGCATCTGTACGGACAGCCCGTGGCCTGCGAGGGGCTGCGCGCGCTGGCGCGGACCCACGACCTCAAGATCATCGAGGACGCGGCACAGGCGCACGGGGCACGCGACGGCAACCGCCGCGCGGGGCAGTTGGGCGATGTGGCCGGTTTCAGCTTTTACCCCGGCAAGAACCTTGGCGCCTTTGGCGACGGCGGGGCGATCGTGACCGACGACGACGCCCTCGCAAAATCCGTTCGGATCCTCGGCAACTATGGCTCTGAGGTGAAATATCAGCACGATCATGTAGGCTATAATTCCCGCCTTGATCCGTTGCAGGCCGCACTGCTGTCGGTAAAGCTGGCCAAGATGGACGAATGGAGCACCCGACGCAGCGAAATCGCCGACGTCTACCAAAGCGCGCTGGCCGGCACATCGGGACTGACCTTGCCGGTTGTCGCGGATGGGGTCCACTCGGCCTGGCATCTCTACGTGGTGCGCACCGAGGACCGCGCGGCGTTGCAATCGGCGCTTGCCGAGCGGGGTGTCGCAAGCGCGATGCACTATCCCATCGCCAATCACAAAAGCGGCGCGTTCGAAGAAGAGTTCGGGCATATGTCTTTCCCGGTCACCGAAGAGATCTGCCGCACCTGTCTCAGCCTGCCCATCGGCCCGCATCTGAGTGTCGAACAGGCCCATGAGATCGCGGGACACGTGAAAGACGCCACCCGCAGTCTCGCTTGAGCCGCAAAGGCACAAAAGCCATGAATTCAGTCCCCGAAATCCTGCACCCCGATACGCCGCAATCGCTGGAGATCGCGCCACAGATCAAAGAGGTCGAGCACGCGCTTGCCGCGGCGGACTGGCCGCACGCGCTCGAACGGCTGATGACGCTTGCAAAAGCGCAGGTCGTGCTGAAGGCCCATGAAGCGGGCGTATTTCTGGAAGATATCGACCCGCTGTGCGCCCGCATGGCAGAAGGGATCGACCCAGATCATCCACTGCCGGAGGATCCGATCGGGTTTGACCGGGCCACGAATCTCTACCTCGTCACGGAGATCTACCACGCCGGCGGGCACCGCAAGCTGGTCGAGCAGATCATCGCCGCCCGCCCCAAGGAGCGTCATGTCGTGCTCTTTACAGGCATGCTGGAGAACAGCCGCGGCTTTGGCATGGAGGCCATTGTCGAAGCCGGCGGCTTTCCGATCTATCCAGATCCGGCGCTGGATCATTTCGACCGGCTGTTATGGCTGCGCGAAAAACTGGCGTGCTTTGCCGCCCAGCGTCTCTTCGTGCTGCATCACCCTGAGGATGTGATCGCCGCGGTGGCCCTTGCAGGCGTGAAGGACAAATTCGGCCCGCGCGCCTATGTGGTGCACCACGCCGATACGGTCGCAAGCGTGGGCGTTGATCTGCCCGAGGCCACGCATCTGGCAATTCGCGCAGAGCAGAAACAGCAGATCGCGGCGCTGCGCCCGCAAATGGCCGTGCACATGCTGCCGCTCGTCTACGCGCCAAATCTCGTTCGGCCCAAGATCCCGGCGGAAATCCTTGAACGGATCGCCGCCGAGGACCACGATTTCATGCAGACCGGCATGCTGACAACCGCGACCTGCGGCGGGATGCATAAATTTCACGGTACGGGAGAGTTGAGCCTGCCAAAGGTGCTCGCGCGGATCCTGCTGACCACCCGTGGCCGCCACGTGCATATCGGCGCGATCAGCGACGCGATGCGCGACGAGATCTATCAGGTGATCGATCAGACCGGAGATGACCGCGAACGGCTGGAACTGGTTGGCGAGGTAACGTCGGTTGCGCAGACGCTGGTGGAGCGCGACGTGGACCTGTTTCTGACGTCCTTTCCCTCCGGTGGTGGGCTCACCGTGGTTGAGGCCGCCTATGCCGGGATGCCCATCGCCGTCTACGGCGGTGCGGGCGACGATGTCGGTCGGTATATCGCTGGCTTGACCCATGCACCCGACGACGTTCTGGTCTGGGAGAACGTGCCGGAACTGGAAGAATCACTGCGCGGGTTCTGGCAGAAGGGCGGCAGGAAGCGGCTGCGCGAAATGTCGGCCTCGGCGCGCAAATGGTTCAACCGTGGTCACTCATGGAAACGGTATCAGGGCCGCCTCAACGCGCTGGTCCGCGCCGTCGAAGAACCGCGCCGTACGGCGCTGGATATGTCACGCCGGCGCGTCGCAGAGACTTTTGTGGATCGTGCGTACTACGAGCGTAAAAATCCCGACGTTGTAGAGGCGGGATTGAACCCGGTCGATCATTTCGTCTCGCACGGGGAGCGTCGTCTGCGTCCCGTCAACCCACTGTTCGATGCAAAGTATTACCTTCAGCAGCTCGATCCTTCGGCTCGTGCGGCGGCCGAGAACAACCCGCTGACGCATTATGTGATGCGCGGCGAGGCATGCGGGTACAAGCCGCATCCGCTTTTTGATCCTGCCTATTGCCGGGCGCAGCTTGAAAACGCAGGACTCTGGTCGCCACTGACCGGTGATCCTGTTGAGGACAGCGTCCTGCGGCGGTACGTCGAGCTGGATGCACGGGTCGCGCCGCATATGTTCTTTGATCCGGACCACTACCTGCGCGCGACCGACGATCTTCCAACCGGAGAAAGCGCGCTCGCCAATTTCCTGCGTGTCGGCGCGGTTTCTGGACTCAGCCCGCATCCGCTTATTGATCCGACATTTCTGGAACGCACCCACGGCAGCTTTGCCAAAGCTTTCCCCGGCTACCTGACCCAGACGGTGCCCTCTGCGAGCGAGCCGCGCCCGAACATTCTGTTTTCGCCTTCAGGGTTTGCGCAGGACCGGCTCAACCACTATGCCAAGGCGGCGCCGAACCTGCTATGGGCCCATTTGATCGAAGGGAATCTCGGCGAATGTGATCCGCACACGCTGATCAACGTTCGCCATATCGAAAAGCAACGCCCGGGCACATTGGTTTCTGCCCGCGCGGCCCTGTATGATCTGGCCCTCAACCGGCTGTTGGTGGACACTCACCCGTTGGTGCAACGCACGCATCTGTTGCGGCAGGCGCCCTACGCCGAGACGCTCAAAATCAGTCTTACCCAGTACTTCATGGAAAACAGCGTCAGCCATAATCTCGACCCGCATCCGCTGTTCTCCACACAGTACTATCTTTACAACAACCCGGATCTGAAGGCGCTGACCATCAGCCCGCTTGAGCATTTCATCCAGAACGGGGAAAGCGAAGGGCGGATGCCGCATCCGGCATTCGACAGTGCCGGCTATTATCACAGATACCTTCGCGGGACCGACAGCAGCTCCTCGTTGCTTGACTACCTGTCCCACAAAGCAGGGCAGTTCCTGCCCAGCCCGCACCTGGAGAGCGGGCAGGCTCATCTGGCGGGCAAAATGGCCGTGGGCCTGTTCGAGGTCGGCAGTGACCGTGCTGCGGCAGACATGCTTTCGGCGTCCATCCACCCGGATACGATTGCGGCGCATCCTACCCTGACGTCGGGCACACGCACCCTTTGTATTACCGACGCCGAAGCCTGCGAGGTGCAGGAAGTCCACCCCGCAGAACAAGTTCTGGTGAACCGGCCTTCTGTCGTCTCACAGGCGCATATCGCCCCGCCGATCGGCACGTACACGGCCCCGGCGGCGACTGCCGCAGTCTACCGCGATGCGAGCCTGATGCCCGGCAACGACGGATTCGTCGCGCGCAGCGGTGTCTGGGTCGATCACGGTCTGGACGGGTTCGATCCGCAAACGATGCAGATCAAGAAGCACGGCGCCGTCGCAGCCGTCTCCGGCGGCAAGGTGTTGCTGCGTGGATTTGACGGCGGTGGCACAGTGCCTTCGGGCATCCTGGCCACGGGCACCTACAGCGGGAACTATTTCAACTTCCTGCTAGAGGTGCTGCCAAGGGTTCTGCTGGCCGCTGAAATTGCGCCCGAGGGAACGCCGATCCTTGCCGATGCAGGCCTGCCCGAACAGCACTATCAGGCGCTGCGCCTCTATCTGCCGCGTAATCCGGTCCTGCGGTTCGCCCGTCACACGGCGGTACGGGTCGGCAGATTGTACGTGGGCAGCATGCCCAACGTCATTCACGACGCACTCAATCAAGACCTGCCTCCGGTCGGTACTGCCCGCTTTCACCCGGCGATCATCGAACGGCTGTCCCGTCCCGGCAGCAGCCAGGACCATACCGCGAGCGGCGGCCGGCTTTTCCTTGAGCGTAACGGGCTGATGCGCAACATGCACAACGCGCCCGAGATCTCCGCTGCGCTTAAGGAGCGCGGTTTCGACAGCGTGACTTGCGAACGGATGACATTCTCCGATCAGGTAAGCGTCTTTTCGCAGGCCGGTGGCGGCATTGTCGGACAGGGCGGGGCACATTTCGCCAACATGCTCTTTTCGCCAAAGGGGACGCGCGTGTTTGCGCTCTTCTCGAATGCACCGGGGACCGACCTTTATGTATTGAGCACCCTCGGCGCGATGCTGGGGCATGATGTCGTCAATGTCGTCGGCTGGCGGATCGTCGGCACGGCGCCGCCGCCCGCCGCCCCGGTCGAAGAAGCCTTCACCGTTCCGGTTTCGCTGGTGACACCGTTTTTCCCGCACCCCGCGGCAGCGCCCGAGACCGGCAGCGCCCTTGATGACGCGCGCGCGTTGCTGGACGGGCTCGCCGACGCCTTTTGGGACGCGAACACGCTGACGAGCGCGTGGAACCTTCATTCACGACAAACGCCGTCCACCTTCGATGCCGCGATGCTGTTCAACCGCAGGGAGCTTGAAAAACACCTGCGCGACATGTCCGAAGCGGACGTGGAAAAGCTATTGGGTCATGCGTTCTTTCAGCACTGCGATCGGAACATCTGTTCGGGCTACGTGTCGCTTGAGTACTACAGCGAACAGGAATTGCAGGTGCTCGCGCAGACGCAGGCACGTTTTGCCGATCTGGCGGACCCCACCGGCAGCGGGGTCGATCCGCGCCCCAATCAGCTGTTGGCTTTAGCCATTCTTTACATCCCGGTGTGGAAATTGCCGCTCGTCGACAAGCTCGATGTCTTCGAGGAGGCGATACAGCAAGACCTCTATCTCAAATGGCTCGCCACGCCACCCTATCTGTCCCGCAAGGGCGAAGATCCGGGCTATGTCGCCTATACGGAGCGTTTGCTGAAGTGGCTGGCGCGGCACTGCGAGGAGGATGTGGGGACGGATATCCGCGCGCGGATCATGGCCGCCACGCAACGGGTCGACATGGGCTGGCTGCTGCTGGTGGACGCGCCCCTGCGCCCGACGCTTGAAGCGCGCAATGATCTGCTGGAACATATCGCGGACCGGAGCGGCCCGGCCCCCGTGCACAGCCGCGCCCCAAGGACTTGTCAAAGGGGCGTATCCGTATTGGCCTGCTGTGCCGCACCTTTGCAAAAGGGCCCGACAGCGAGGCAGTCGTCGCATTCTTTCGGGCATTCGATGCCGCGCGATACGAAATCTTTGCCTACTCGATGGCGTTCCGGGACCGGGTTGTCACCGATGACGCGGAGTTCGACAAGGAATTCGACGCCGTCATTTCCCATCGGCGCACCCTGTCAGGCGGCCCCCGTGACATCCGCGAAAAGATCCTCGCGGACGATCTTGATGTGTTCCTCTACGCGAATGCCACAACCTTTGGTCTGCACGATCTGGAACGCGCGCTTTACCACCGGGTTGCCCCGATCCAGATGTCGCTGAATTCGCATTTGCCGATTTCGCCCGGCTTTCCCTCGTTCGACTATTTTGTGACCGGGCGCAGCGATGATCCCAACGCCGAGGTCAATGACGCCCATCATCCCGAAACGCTTCTGCGCGTCGAGGGGCCGGTCATTAATTTCCTGCACTCGCTCAAGCCCAAGAAACTGGCAGGATTCAACCGAGCGACGCTGGGGCTTGCCGAGGATGACGTCGTCCTGATGAACGGGGGATCCTCGCAAAAGCTTCGCTACGAAGGGCTCCGGACCATGCTGCGCGCCCTCAAGGCGGTGCCAAACGGTAAACTGCTGCTGGCGCCCTACAACCCTGGCTGGGCCGCGCGCAGCCATGCGTTTGTCTTCAACCGCCAACTCGCCGAGGCGGCGCGCGAGGTCGGTGTTGCGATGGACCGCATCGTTGTGCTGGGTGAATTGAGCGTTCCCGAGGCGGAAGCCGCGATTGCGTTGTCGGACATCTATCTGTCGTCGTTCCCCCACGGCGGCGCCACGATGACCCATCTTGCGCTGATTTACGGCACGCCGCCGGTGGTGCTGCGGCGGGAATTCACGCGCTCCATCGATCAATTCCTTGTCAGCACGCTGGGTTTCAAGCAATTGCTCGCCAACACGCCGGATGACTACGTGGCGCTCGTGCGGGACCTGGCGGCGGATACCGCGCGCCGCAAGGCGCTGTCGGACGAGATCCGCCAAGCGGCCAAGAATCCGCCCTTTGTCGCCAGCACCGAATTCTCGGCGTCGATGCAGCAGGTCGTCGATACCGCGCTGGACGAGAAATACGCCCGGCTTACCGCCCCGCCGCCAGGCGCATCGTGACCGCTTCTTTGACGATTTTGTGATGTGCCTGTAGAGACGGTTCCGAGACCCCGAATGAAAGAGACGACATGGACAGCTTGATCGACCCAGCGGCGCGGATTGGCAGCAATGTCACCATCGGTCATGGCACGCGCGTCTATGGCAATGTGCAGATCGGCGATGGCTGCACCATCGGGGATTTCTGCGTGATCGGCCATCCCGGGCCGGGCGACAATGGCCCGCTTGTTCTGGGTGCGGGCGCCACCGTGCGCAGCCACGCCGTGCTGTACGAAGGATCCACCATCGGACCCAAGCTGGAGACCGGGCACCACGTCGTCATCCGTGAGGGTGCCGTGATCGGTGAAAACCTGCGCGTCGGCAACTTCTCGGATATCGAAGGCAGCGGGCGGATCGGAGATTTCGTGCGGATGCACGCCTACGCCCACGTCGGGAAAGGCTCCGACATCGGGGATTTTGTCTGGCTGTTCTCGCTCACGACGCTGATGAACGATCCGTTGCCGCCGTCACATCTGGCCGATCCCGTGACCATTGGCGATATGGCAACGATCTGCGTCAATGCGCAGCTGATGCCCGGTGTGCGCGTGGGGCGCGGCGCCTTTGTCGCCTCGGGCGCGGTGGCCAGCGGCGAAATCCCGACCGGCGCGCTGATAACCGGCCCCGATGGCGAAGTTGCGGGCACCGTACGTCTGCTGATGCACATGGAAACCCGCACGCGCCATCCCTGGCACAAGCATTTTGCCGATGCCTATCCCGAACACGCCCGCGCGCGCATTGCCAGCCTTGGCGCCGAAATCGACGCCGAGGCCGCCGCGCTGGATCTGTAAACCTGATACCCCCTTTATTTGACTGAGAGAGACATATGGAACGCACCGAAATCCTGAGCATCATGAACGCGATCATGGCCAAGAAAGGCCGTGCCGAAATCACGGACGAGAGCCAGGCAACGCGCGACGTGAACTTCCGCAGCCTCGATTTCTCCGAGGCGGCTCTGCGCATCGAGATGAAGATCGACCGCGAGCTGACGTTCGACGCGGCCTCCATGCGCAAGATCGAGACGGTCAAGGACGTGCTCGACTTCTTCGAAGAGGCCACCAAACCCGCATGACCGATCTGTGTGACCTCAACCGTGTGCATTTTGGGGACACCGCCGTCACCATTGCGGATCTGCGCGCGCAGGCGGGGGAGGCGTTGGCGGGACACGACCTGAGCGCGGAGCGCTGCGTCTTTGTCGTTGACACCATGCGCGAGGCACTTGGATGCGTTGCATACGGGATGTCGCAGGATCTGGATTTTGGCGTGATCGAGCGCGCGCGCCTGTCGCCTGAGGTCGAAGGGCGCTTTGCCGAGAACCACGTGCAACTGCGCAACGCCCATGACGGCACGCCCGTGGGTGGCGAGGTGGCCCCCGGTGAGGTGCAGCAGGGGCGGGTCACGGTTTTGACGTCCGGTACCACGGGGCTGCTGAAGCTGATCGCGCATACCGCCGCGACGCTCAACACATTCGACCGGGTGCAATCGCTGCCCCAAAACAAGTGGTTCCTGCCCTATCAGATCGGCTCCTACGCGTGGTATCAGATGGTGGCGCTTGGCCTCTTCAAGGAGGGGCAAAGCCTGATCCCCGGCGACATTGCCGATCTTGCAACGAGTTTCGAGGCCGCCATCGGGCGCGGTCATGTCACCGCAATTTCATCGACCCCGACGTTCTGGCGCCACGCGCTGATGTCGC
Protein-coding regions in this window:
- a CDS encoding glycosyltransferase codes for the protein MTRPSRDQSPATTDDTPGLGQPLISVIVPIYNVAEHVAACVQSLRDQTWQSFEVIMVDDGSTDGSGELAARAAEDDPRFRLIRQQNRGLSGARNTGLEAVAGEFIAFVDSDDRVMPDYLMRLWHALQEVGGDWVACAVQSNFADGTGHAHSAIHGASDLTQHITARRYAFAEWSDVIKHFPSAWNKLYRRSLIDGLRFDEGTWFEDHGFFHRAAARTDHIVHLPEALYIQTRGREGQITGADSERVFEQFDVLAEMQRIFEAGPHTGAREALARIASRLVFERSTILADPDRRTRFAAAARDFLAARGLDYSPEWDRDIGRAWALEMAGILPLSVVLEWDGTDLEGLSRSLEALRGQTSPAHEVLLICHDAAASRALAQADIAMAPHWRALTAPHPGIGRAFNHGLEKARGRYVIFHLAGDAALPWALHDSVEAMLHADGDFGMGQMRLHDAATGEVSGHNGMHDMNLWPQDTLAYGAITVTPMQALGIEAHCSAKVFRRGFLQEVGAGFTQGARADWALSLIAALRARRSVYIAQALVTVEMRAGGFLRWHVPQGAADLRQSHAALLATVSTHLRDIALPPGWQRRLFARALREQVYFGKPSGRLARLSMVAGAAALSARLGYGAPQPAGLDPLVGPRLSRLMDPASVLLRRPVPVGPPEVFVPARGRTVPLPPPDLHPFAPTAAGIVQFQAMLHTQPFANIHFYAKDSHRVLFHLSLRRDEGLVVCNDQIEGGHWRTERRAPLGDTGSAVTVTLHFTPPRVRAKINDRTVFDFGARSVRARDGFADLARIAGFTLEGHVVAHHVIPQIPPGGSLMLDPRLMLRAGADVGRVAAQPGQTDVPMLDAPGDTRAAPLPAPMWRDVPPGGALTLTHAGGTLALTRERLAQRIEALLCTPLAVTDSTMCLSVLEHVRHAEIHTVLSSQAQRHLGRIAQFYGALPFLATPPEANPPPPPAPDDPVRTQVDIAVARLAQSQSGPAHTRPDALTVAAMMQVSPLAAQPLFLALTEYFCARERDFAGLHALARARDLFPLDIPPDRWSLSAALPFLAAEHDEDTLIATLQKLEPAGNDWLVTPAIAWAVRHVLTRRDTRLETARAVLDSFATLLRARASDYWDRAQCRELTRTAAAVIRDGAHLPEPLRAQAAALCVEVYGLSRVFWEDLAPVSDLPDDMWRARDAFTCLHDDAADPGDRLSALGLFERAGNADAPRLRRELYPLDTEAPEETQSEREVLRALARPGSPPPTPAQATRVRAALPPLYPETPQAPDLAQQQTASRCAQAWLRGGCEGHDSLTQALAPLTGADAHHLGMGMALALIDAAPDESAARALCDWFQREARALDGREWRCSPAVVAPLRRLRDRTDPPAWIAELLDGFLQIPTGELPASAEVEGVAQPFDTIVTVFSCARYLDTRIPALRAGWLTTLRALGIPYVIVVGDGDGTRRGDVVHLDAPDDYEGLPQKTLATLAWVTQNTRYGRMLKIDDDCFLNAALFFGTLSYAKFDYYGRRLHRLHGQTDRIWHQGKSATARGRLTLDKSPEPSEYADGGSGYTLSRTAMQAALDAAATPEGRALIDVSFMEDKMLGDLLAMRGIHVASEDYRVSIRRRSWSDALPVASWLNSFHASASAPLQLVHLDTHHDQASAQARLDTPALLPSKIWPGFQDVALGHNSNALELVSDTARVVAAQRAPVAVVACMRNEMFMLPQFLDHYRRLGVTAFLIADNGSDDGTLEYLAGQADVALFSVDTDYSASHYGVAWQQALLGAYRAGKWSLVADADELLVWQARQTQTLPDLLARPEFAEADAVRCFMLDMYPEGSLSRADFVGASPFDQAGFADRVPFVRATVGQGPNSSQPCWTSALRHRLIPGARPNLFVAQKLALLRYHPGMRLSAGLHFVGDVRLARRELILAHFKYNADFRRKAQAEVQRGQHFNDAEEYRKYLAMASEGRDVIFDKDLSLPWADVPFVKRRLAP
- a CDS encoding sugar 3,4-ketoisomerase, whose protein sequence is MATLALQSATARFSNSTTFCDSTYFQNEDRIMSQNQIPELVDVARFTDARGQLGVVEAAGLPFEIKRVYYLFDVPIGAVRGEHGHKKLQQFMICMNGSCEVTFNDGVAQHKFTLENPSQGILVPPGLWRSIRFTKPDSVLCVFASHPYEKEDYLYSYEDFLTWVKEEKDAAP